The proteins below come from a single Streptomyces tubercidicus genomic window:
- a CDS encoding NlpC/P60 family protein, with protein MRKFWVAGGLGAGLVFCLLGLLVIGTYMAAAGLAGAGGRALGLAKGAVPAEYQQLVQKWGTLCPAISPSLLAAQLYQESGWNPRAQSPAAAQGMAQFIPGTWQTHGVDGNGDGKKDVWDPEDAIPSAASYDCELASYVKRAPGNATHNMLAAYNAGAYRVIQYNGVPPYRETQNYVKTITTLAKSFEAPAGRVEPSRQAAGAIYFAQQKLGTRYLWGGTGTAAQGGRFDCSGLSQAAYRSVGIELPRVANDQWNAGPHPKRDELLPGDLVFFANDLKDPRSIHHVGIYVGGGYMINAPYTGAVIRFDKIDTPDYIGATRVTSDGAKALPGTNAA; from the coding sequence GTGCGGAAATTCTGGGTGGCCGGAGGGCTCGGGGCAGGGCTGGTGTTCTGCCTGCTCGGACTGCTTGTGATCGGTACGTATATGGCGGCGGCCGGACTGGCCGGGGCCGGCGGGCGGGCGCTCGGGCTGGCGAAGGGGGCGGTGCCCGCCGAATATCAGCAGCTGGTGCAGAAGTGGGGGACGCTCTGCCCGGCGATAAGTCCCTCGCTGCTGGCGGCGCAGCTCTATCAGGAGAGCGGATGGAACCCCCGGGCGCAGAGCCCGGCGGCCGCGCAGGGCATGGCGCAGTTCATTCCGGGGACCTGGCAGACCCATGGCGTCGACGGGAACGGCGACGGCAAGAAGGACGTATGGGACCCGGAGGACGCGATTCCGTCGGCGGCCTCGTACGACTGCGAGCTGGCGAGCTATGTGAAGCGCGCGCCGGGCAATGCCACGCACAACATGCTCGCCGCCTATAACGCCGGGGCCTACCGCGTCATCCAGTACAACGGGGTGCCGCCGTACCGCGAGACACAGAACTATGTGAAGACGATCACGACGCTGGCCAAGAGCTTCGAGGCGCCGGCGGGGCGGGTGGAGCCGTCGCGGCAGGCGGCCGGCGCCATCTACTTCGCACAGCAGAAGCTCGGTACGCGCTATCTGTGGGGCGGCACGGGAACCGCGGCGCAGGGTGGCCGGTTCGACTGTTCCGGGCTGAGCCAGGCCGCGTACCGCTCCGTGGGCATCGAGCTGCCCCGGGTGGCGAACGACCAGTGGAACGCCGGGCCGCATCCGAAGCGGGATGAGCTGCTCCCGGGTGACCTGGTGTTCTTCGCGAACGACCTGAAGGACCCGCGGTCGATCCACCATGTGGGGATCTATGTGGGAGGCGGGTACATGATCAACGCGCCGTACACCGGGGCCGTGATCCGGTTCGACAAGATCGATACGCCGGACTACATCGGTGCGACCCGCGTCACCTCGGATGGCGCAAAAGCGCTGCCCGGTACGAACGCTGCGTGA
- a CDS encoding phosphatase PAP2 family protein, giving the protein MAGLAFERPNPDVDVLDGVNGLAKDAPHWVNKAMEYIGEYGIIAGLGVLCLIAWWSARRRPGAPAAVAGLIWAPLAAGIALLANIPIRSFVERPRPFKDHAGLEVLIPGKSDFSFVSDHATLTMAVGVGLFIAHRKFGLLGILLALAEGFCRVYMGVHYPTDVIGGFALGTAVALLLAPPAQAMLVPLTTAISRSKLAWLVCAPGAGADVDGQAGQDGEGGRVVATGSAMRRGNKERDKDLAA; this is encoded by the coding sequence ATGGCTGGACTCGCATTCGAGAGGCCGAACCCCGACGTCGACGTGCTCGACGGCGTCAACGGCCTCGCGAAGGACGCCCCCCACTGGGTCAACAAGGCCATGGAGTACATCGGTGAGTACGGCATCATCGCCGGCCTCGGCGTGCTGTGTCTGATCGCCTGGTGGTCCGCCCGCCGCCGTCCGGGCGCGCCGGCCGCCGTCGCGGGCCTGATCTGGGCGCCGCTGGCCGCGGGCATCGCCCTGCTGGCCAATATCCCGATCCGGTCATTCGTCGAGCGGCCGCGGCCGTTCAAGGACCACGCCGGGCTGGAAGTGCTGATCCCCGGCAAGAGCGACTTCTCGTTCGTCAGTGACCACGCGACGCTCACCATGGCGGTCGGCGTCGGTCTGTTCATCGCCCACCGGAAGTTCGGGCTGCTCGGGATTCTGCTGGCGCTCGCCGAGGGCTTCTGCCGCGTCTACATGGGCGTGCACTACCCGACCGATGTGATCGGCGGCTTCGCGCTGGGCACCGCCGTCGCGCTGCTGCTGGCGCCGCCGGCGCAGGCGATGCTGGTGCCGCTGACGACGGCGATCAGCCGGTCGAAGCTGGCCTGGCTGGTGTGTGCGCCGGGCGCCGGGGCGGACGTGGACGGCCAGGCGGGGCAGGACGGCGAGGGCGGCCGGGTGGTGGCCACGGGCTCGGCGATGCGGCGCGGAAACAAGGAGCGGGACAAGGATCTGGCGGCCTGA